The genomic window CCATGCAGCACCGCCGATCGCGGCGAGAAACTCCTGGTGATCTGGTGCGACAGGATCCGGAGCTCGCCTTCCAGCGCACGGTCTCCCGCAGGCTCGTGCACCGGGCCGCGGTGGCCGAAGTCTTCGTCACGGACGCCGTGGTGCTCGGGGAGGACCACTTCCTGGTCGGCAGTCAGTGGCCCCGGGACCATGCGCTCTACCATCCCGACGCCCATCGCAGAAGCGACCCGCTGCTGTTCGCCGAGACGATCAGGCAGGCCCTCGTCTATCTGGCCCACTGGCACTACGGAGTCCCGCTCACCCACCGCTTCGTGGGCTACGACACGGACTTCGAGATCACCGATCCTGGCGCTCTGCACGTGGGCGGCCGGCCGATGCCCGTGGAGCTCGAAGCGCGGTGGCGCTGGACCGACCACCGGCCGCCCCGCCGCTACGGCGCCCGGCTCGAGGTGCAGCTCTCGGTCGCCGGCCGCATCTGCGGCCGCGGCAGCCTGCGGGTCGTGGCGGTCGACGAGCGCAGCTATCGGATTCTGCGCCGTCGCGGCGACGCGACCGGACCGGCCGCCGCCGCGCCCGCCGGGCCGCCCCAGCGGCTGGAGCCGGGGCCGGTCGGCCGGCTGCGCGCCAAGGACAGTGTGCTGGCGCCCGGTTCGTCGCCGGACGAGTGGCAGCTGCGGGCCGATCCGGACCATGCGATCCTCTTCGACCACCCCACCGACCACCTGCCGCTGATGGTGCTGCTCGAGGGGTTCCGCCAGCTGGGGCACCTGCTGACCCACGACGCGGCGGCCCCGCAGGCCGGCCCTGCGTACGTGCTCGTGGCGGCGGCCGTCGACTGCCTCGCCTGGGGTGAACTCGACGTGCCCACCCGGCTCGTCGTGCGCGATGACGTCACCGCGCCGGGAACGCCGGCAGCGCCGGGAGCGCTGGGGGGACCGGGCGCACCGGGTGGGCCCGGAGCACCGGCCGACCGCCGGCTGCGCTTCGACGCGATCCAGGCGGACACGCTGATCGCGACCTGCGGCTCCGTGTGGGCCCCGGTGCAGCCGGAGGCGGCAGACGAACAGCCTTGCGGCCCGCAGGAAAAGAAGTCCGGCCTGGAGGAACGGCACTCCGGTGTGCCGGTGCCCTGCGCGTAGGTCCCCGGGATCCTTCGGGCGGGGACTTCCGTCGCTGCCGCCGGGTGAGGGAACGTAACAACCCATGCCCTGCCTCTCCTTGTGACGGGCATGGTCGGCGAGCCGAACCGATTACAAACCGTCGAGAACGAATCGTACTGGAGGATGGCCGGAATACGAAGGCTTGATTGCGAAGTGGTTTCCCCGGGCGAGTGTCTCCCCGGACGACCCGACCACGACCCGACCACGAGCCGTGTTCCTGGCCAACTCTGCGTCCACGAAGGGGAATCATGTCCGAGACCGCTGTCCGGCGCGCTGACACCGATCCGCGCGGACGACCGGCCGCCGGGCTGAGCCCGCAAGCGACGCGGCGGGCGGCCGATGCGGCCCTCCAGGACGCGCGTGATGCCCGGCGGCACCGGCGGATCACCGGCGGAACGGTCACCGCTCTGGAAGCCGCGGGCTTCGCGCGCCACTTCGTCCCGCGGCGCTGGGGCGGCAGCGAGGGCACCTTCGGCGAGGTGTTCCGGGCAGCCGTCACGGTGGGGGAGGGCTGCGCATCGGCGGCGTGGTGTGCCGTGCTGTGGGCGGCACACGGCCGGTTCGCGGCGATGCTGCCCGAGCAGGGGCAGAAGGAGATCTGGGGCGTGGGCCCCGATGCCCGGATCGCGGCAGCCATCGTCCCCCCGTCGGGCAGCGCCGCCAGGGTGGCCGGAGGGTGGCTGCTCCACGGCGAATGGTCCCTCGCCAGTGGGATCGACCACGCGGACTGGGTGCTGCTGGCCGCACCGGAGACCGACACTCCGGGCCGCCCGGCGCGTGTCTTCGCCGTCCCCAAGAGCGCCGTGGAGGTCCACGACACCTGGAACAGCACGGGTTTGCGCGCCACCGGCAGCAACACGGTGAGCCTGGCGGCGACCGTCGTGCCCGACGGCCGCAGCGCTCCGCTGGCCGCGCTGCTCAGGGGCGACGGCCTCGAAGGTGTCGCGCGCTGCCACGCGGCGCCCGCCCATCTCGCGGGCGGCCTGATGTTCTGCGCGCCCGCGCTCGGCGCCGCCCGCCGGTCCCTGGCCACCTGGAACGAGTGGGCTCGGACGCCTGCCCCCGACGGGGCCCGGCCCCTGGACCGCCCCTCGGTACAGGAGCGGATGGCCCGCTCGGCCGCCGAGATCGAGGCGGTCGAGCTGATGCTGTGCGAGGCCGCGAGGAGAGCGGACACCGAGCCGGTCACCGCCGAGGCCGTCGCCCGCAACCAGCGGGATGCCGCCGTCGCCGCCGAATGGCTGGCCGCGGCGGTCGACAGGCTCTTCCGCACCGGTGGGGCGCATCTCCGCGACGCCGACGGCGACCTGCACCGGTACTGGGCCGACGTGCTGACCGTCGCGTCCCACGGTGCGCTGCGCCTGGAGCCGGCCGCCGAAGCGTACGCACGATCCCTCGGCGGCAGCGGTGCGGACGATGCCTGACCGCCGCCGTACGGCTTCTGCGCCGCCAGTCGCCACGCCGCCGGCGCTCCGTGGCGGACGGCCCTCCCGCCCCCGCACCACACCTGCCGGACCATGAGGAGACCACCCGTGCCCCGCCCCTCCCGCTTGGCGTTCAGCGATGTGGACGAGACGCTGATCAGCGGCAAGAGCCTGTTCGACTTCCTGGACTTCTACTTCTCCGGGCGCCACGGAGCCGAGGGCGCCCGGCACGCGGCCGAGGCGCGGCGGCGTATCGCCGCGCTGATGGCCGGGGGTTCCCCGCGCGAGGCGGGCAACCGGCTGTACTACGAGGCGTGGCAGGGCGAGCCGCTCGCCACCGTCACCGACTGGGGTGCCAGGTGGTTCGCCCATCGGAGCGCCACGCCGGGCTTCTATGTGCCCGCCACCTTCGCCGCCCTGCGCGCGCACCAGGAGGACGGGGACCATGTCGTCCTGGTCTCGGGCTCCTTCGCCGCCGTACTCGATCCGATCGCCGCGGACATCGGCGCCCGCCATGTGCTGTGCACCCGTCCGGAAGCCAGGGACGGCGTGCTCACCGGAGCCGTGGCCGGGGAGCCGTGCATCGGCGAGGGGAAGCGAAGAGCGGTGCGGGACCTGGCCCGGCACTACCCCCACATCGACCTGGCCGACTGCCACGGTTACGGGGATCACCACTCCGACCTGCCGATGCTCACCGAGGTCGGCCACCCCGTCGTGGTCGGCGACGGCCGGGATCTCCTGGCGGAACTCCCCGGCGCCCGCGTCCTGCCCGTCGGCGGGTCGCCCGCACATGCCACGGCGCACGGCGACAGCACCTCAGGCCGCGGTGCCGGGTGAGAACAACTGCCATGCCTGACAGACCTGTTCGGTGACGTCGCCGAGCGGGTTCGACGGCGCGGTGTAGTACATGCCGAAGATCAACGACAGGATCAGCGAGCTGATCGCCTCAGGGCTGTGCGCGGTGGTCAGCTCCTCGCGCTCCTGTGCGTCACCGACGAGCCGCGTCAGGGCCTCCGACAGATCGTCCACGACTGCGGGGGCCTTCCCCCGCGTACACGCCTCCTCGTACGCGAGCCGGAGGCCGGCGCGGAACCGGAGGTCCGTGTGCAGCCGGTCTGCGAAACCGACCGTGACACGACGCAGGTTCGTCAGGGGCGGGTCGCCCTCGCCGATCTGCTGCAGCAGCTCGTGCCACACCTGGTCGAACGCGGAGGTGAACGCGGCGGCGAGGGCGTCCTTGGACGGGAAGTGGGCGTACAACGCCCCCTTGGTCATGCCGACATGGGCGGCGATGCGCTGAAGGTTGGCCCCCGCGTAGCCGTGTCGCGAGAACTCGTCGGCCGACGCGTCTAAGAACCGTTCATGAGTCCTCGCAGCTCTCTCTTGTTTCGCCATGGTGCCCCTCCGGCGTCGCTCGATCACTCAAGATAACAGTCACTGGAGAATCTTTTACCTGGACTGATCTCTTACAGGGCGTGGGAGGGAGGGCGCAACCACGCGATCCGGCCTGGCCGCAGGGCGGGGTCGGCCCGTGGGCGGGGCGGACCCGGAGGTCCGCCCCGCGCGGTCAGGCGCCGGGGCGGGAGAGCCGGTCGCGGACCCGGCGGGCCGCCGCGGTCATGTGGCCGAGGGCCGGGCGGACTTCGGGCCAAGTGCGGGTCTTCAGGCCGCAGTCGGGGTTGATCCACAGCCGTTCGGCCGGGACGGACCGCAGGGCGCGCTCGATGAGGGAGGCGGTCTCGGCCTCGTCGGGGACGCGCGGCGAGTGGATGTCGTACACGCCGGGGCCGGCCTCGCGCGGATAGCCGGCCGCGGCGAGTTCCGCGGCGATCCCCATGTGGGAACGGGCGGCCTCCAGGCTGATCACGTCGGCGTCGAGATCGTCGATGGCCTGGAGGACGTCACCGAACTCCGCGTAGCACATGTGGGTGTGGACCTGGGTGTCCGGGCGCACACCGCTCGTGGTGAGGCGGAACGCCTCCGTGGCCCACGCCAGATACGCCGCGTGGTCGGTGGCGCGCAGCGGCAGTGTCTCGCGCAGGGCGGGCTCGTCGACCTGGATCACCGAACTGCCCGCCGCTTCGAGGTCGTTCACCTCGTCGCGCAGCGCCAGGGCGACCTGGCGGGCGGTCTCGCCGAGCGGTTGGTCGTCGCGGACGAAGGACCAGGCGAGCATGGTGACGGGGCCGGTGAGCATGGCCTTGACCGGCCGGTCGGTGAGCGACTGGGCGTACGCCGTCCAGCGCACGGTCATCGGTTCGGGGCGTGAGATGTCACCGGCGAGGACCGGCGGGCGGACATAGCGGGTGCCGTAGGACTGGACCCAGCCGTGCTGTGTCGCCAGGTAGCCGGTGAGCTGTTCGGCGAAGTACTGCACCATGTCGTTGCGTTCGGGCTCGCCGTGCACGAGCACGTCGAGACCGGCCTTCTCCTGGAAGGCGACGACCTCGCGGATCTCTGCCTCGATGCGCCGCTCGTACGCGTCGGCGCCGACCGTTCCGGCGCGCAGACCGGCGCGGGCCGCGCGCAGCTCCGGGGTCTGGGGGAAGGAGCCGATCGTGGTCGTCGGCAGCAACGGCAGCCGCAGGTGCGCGCGCTGGGCGGCGGCCCGCTCCCGATACGGCTGCGAGCGGCGGGCGTCGGCCTCGGTGACCGCGGCCGCCCGGGCCCGTACCGACGGGTCGTGGGTGAGCGCGGATCCGGCCCGGGAGGCGAGACCGGCGCGGTTGGCGGCGAGTTCCGCCGCGATGGTGTCGGTGCCCTGCGCCAGTGCGCGGGCCAGGGTGACGACCTCGGCGGTCTTCTGGCGGGCGAAGGTGAGCCAGCGGGCGACCTGCGGGTCGATGTCCCGTTCGGCGGCGGCGTCCAGCGGGACGTGGAGCAGCGAGCAGGACGAGGACACATCGACACGGTCGGCGAGTCCGAGCAGGGTGCCCAGTGTGGACAGGGACTTCTCGTAGTCGTTGAGCCACACGTTGCGCCCGCTGACGACGCCGGCGACCAGCCGCTTGCCGGGCAGTCCGCCGACGGCGGCGAGGTCGTCGAGGTTGGCCGCGGCGGGCCCGGTGAAGTCGAGGGCGAGACCGTCGACCGGTGCCTTCGCGAGCACGGGAAGGGCCTCTCCCAGCCGGTCGAAGTAGGAGGCGACGAGCAGCCTGGGCCGGTCGCCCGTGCCGCCCAGCTCGCGGTAGGCGCGGGCCGCGGCGTTCAGTTCGGCCGGTGTGCGGTCCTGCACCAGGGCGGGCTCGTCGAGCTGCACCCACTCGGCGCCGGCGGCCCGTAGATCGGCGAGGACCGAGGCGTACACCGGCAGGAGCCGGTCGAGGAGGGTGAGCGGGTCGAAGCCCGGGTCGGCCGCGGGGGCGGGCTTGGCGAGCAGGAGGTAGGTGACGGGTCCGACGAGCACCGGGCGGGGGGCGAGGCCGAGCGCGAGGGCCTCCCGCACCTCGTCGAGCTGCTTGCCCGGGTCGGCGGTGAAGACGGTGTCGGGGCCGACTTCGGGGACCAGGTAGTGGTAGTTGGTGTCGAACCACTTGGTCATCTCCAGCGGCGCCGCGTCCTGGGTGCCGCGGGCCATCGCGAAGTAGCCGTCGAGCGCGTCCGCTTCGACGGCGGCCCGGTGCCGGGCCGGGATCGCGCCGACCATCACGCTGGTGTCGAGGACGTGGTCGTAGTACGAGAAGTCGCCGGTCGGCACCTCGTGGATGCCGGCGTCGGCCAACTGCCGCCAGGTGGACCGGCGGAGCTCCGCTGCGGTCTCCCGGAGGGCACCGGCCGTGACGCGGCCCTTCCAGTAGCCCTCGACGGCCTTCTTCAGTTCCCGGTTCGGGCCCTGGCGGGGGTAGCCGTGCACGGTGGCCCGTGCCGCGGCGGCGGCGGACTCGGTGGTCACGCCGGACGTGGTGGTCACAAGACTCTCCTTCGCGAGCATGTCTCCTGCGACCCCGGGACGGGTCGGGACGCGAAGGCGCGGCCGGGGCGGGGCATGCGCAGTCCTTGCGCGCAGCCCGCCCGCCGTGGTCGCCGACCCGCCCTCGAGGTCACCGGGATCTCCGCACACGATCGGCCGTGCGCGGGCAGTGGCAGGTCTTCGGACTCGCGGGCTCGTCCACCAGGGGCAGACACCTACTGGCCGTCGCTTCCCGGACCCTTCGGTCCAGTGCGTATGACGGCGGTCGTTCCCGCTCACCGCTGCGGGGCAGTCCCGGATTCCCACCGGGTTCCCTCTTGCGACGCGCCTGCCTGGCGGACAGGGCGAACCAGCTGCAACGGCCAGCTTAGAGGGCGGCGCGGACACAAGGACACACCCGGCGGACACAAGGACACACCTGTGCGCACGCACGGACGCACCTGGCGTACGCACCCTGCGCACGCACGGACGACACACCCGCCACCTGCCGGACGCTGCCGGCGGTGCGTCGGCCTGGCTCTTCGCCGGGGCCCACACGGTCGAGCCCGGTGTCCACTCGGGTGACGGGGGGACAGAGCCCTACGCCGGTGCGGCCAGCCGGTCGAGGCGGTCGCGGTGGGCCGGCCCCAGGGCGAGACCCTCCGCGGCGAGGTTCTCCTCCAGATGGTCCGTTCGGGCCGTGCCCGGGATCGGGAGGATGACCGGCGAGCGGCCGAGGAGCCAGGCGAGCGCGACCTGCGTGGGAGTGGCGCCGAGTTCGGCCGCCACGGCGGCGATCTCGGCCTGCGCCCCCGACTCTCCCCAGGTGACGGGGCGCCAGGGCAGGAACGCGATTCCCGCCGCCTCACAGGCCGCGAGCACGGGCTCGTGCTCGCGGTCGAGGAGGTTGTAGCGGTTCTGCACGCTCGCGACGTCGACGAACCCCCGTGCCTGGTCGAGTTCGGCCACGGTGACCTCGGAGAGTCCGATGCGGCCGATCTTGCCCTCGGCCCGGAGCTCCCCCAGCGTGCCGAGCTGATCGGCGAGCGGTGTCTCCGGATCGACACGGTGCAACTGGAGCAGCTCGATCCGCTGGACGCGCAGTCGGCGCAGCGCCTGATCGACCTGGTCGCGCAGGACTGCCGGCCGGCCGTCGACCTTCCACTCGCCCGCGGGCCCCGATCGCGCGACGCCGACCTTGGTGGTGATGAGCAGCCCCTCCGGGTAGGGATGCAGGGCCTCGGCAAGGAGTTCCTCGTTGGCGCCCGCGCCGTACAGGTGCGCGGTGTCGATCAGTGTGACGCCCAGTTCGACGGCTCGCCGGGCGACGCCGAGGGCCGCCTCGCGTGCGGGGCCGGGCTCGGTCGGCAGGCGCATCGCCCCGAACCCGAGCCTACGTACGCGCAGGTCCTTCCCGATGTGGAACGTGGTCGACGTCATGCGCTGTGTTCGCCCCCCTCGGTCAACAGGTCACGCTAACAGCACACTTGACGACGTCGGCCATATCTGCCGCCTCGTAGGCGCGCTAACGGCTGCCGTACGGCAGCAGGGCCATCTCCCGGGCGTTCTTGATCGCCGCGGCGAGCTGCCGCTGCTGCCGGGCCGTGACGTGGGTGACCCGGCGGCTGCGGATCTTGCCGCGGTCGGAGATGAACTTCCGCAGCAGATCGGTGTCCTTGTAGTCGACGTAGGTGATGCCCGCCGCGTCCAGCGGGTTGGGGCGGGCCTTCTGCGGCTTGCGGGAATCGGGACGGCGGGGCACGGGAACTCCTTGGCGGTGTCGGGGGTCAGAAGGGGTGTCAGGGGTGTCAGAGGTGTCGGGAATGTCGGGAGCGTCGGCGGTGTCGAGGCGCGTGGCGCCGGTGCCGGCGTACGGACGGGGGTTCAGGAGACGGGGTCGAGGAGGGAGTCGAAGGCGGCCGGGAGCCGTTGCCACGCCTCGCGCCCCGAGGCGTACTCCGCATCGGTCAGCAGGCACGAGTCGAGGAGCTGCGCCAGGCCGTCCCGGTCGAGTCCCGGCGAGGTGAAGACGAGGTGCTGGCAGCAGTCGCCGTGATCCGGATGCCAGTCGAGCGCCGCGGCGGCCCTGCGCATGGCCGGGACCATCTCCCAGGCGGCGTCGGGCAGTGAGGCGAGCCAGGGGCCGGCGTTCTCCACGCAGAGCGCGCCGCCCGCGGCGTCCCAGGCGAGAAGGGTGTCGGGGCGGTCGGCGAGCCAGAACCGGCCGCGGCTGCGCGCCGCGGCACAGGTCAGGTCCTCCAGCGCCTCGTACAGTCGCTCGGGGTGGAACGGCCGCCGCCGGTGCCATACGAGCGTGGCGACGCCGGCCTCGTCCGCCTCCTGGGGGAGGAGCGCGCACGACGGGTGCTGTGCGGCGGCCGCGGTCTCGACGTCGAAACCGGCGAAGGCCAGCCGCGCCAGCTCCGCCGCCCCCGTACCGACCTGGCGGGCGGTGGGATGGAGCTGCGCGAGCAGGGCCCGGTCCGCGTCGTCGGCGTCCGCGCTGTCGACGAGCGCGAGCACGGGCGCGTACTCCAACTGCCGGGCCCATGTGTCGCCGACCGTGCGCTGGTCGGTGGCCGCGGCGGCGAGCCCGGCATCGGCGAGGTCGTCCCCGTTGCCGAGGCAGGGCAGGACGAGGGCCGGATCGACCGCGGTGATCACATTGGTCAGCTCCAGCGCGTCCCCGCCGTGGGCGACGACGACCTCGGCCATCGCCTTGGGCTCCACGGAGTCCCACAGCTCGACGACGGCCAGGCGCGTGAGCCCGCTCGCCGCCAGCCGGGCGAGCTCGGGAACGAGGTCCTCCCGCAGCGCGCAGCAGGCGCAGTCGTTGACCAACGGCGTCTCGCCGGACGACATCTCACCCGCGGCGTCGCGCAGGGTGCGGCGCACCGTGCCGTCGGCGGCCGTCGACAGGTCGTGATGCAGGGCGATGCTGCCCGGCACGGTGCGCAGGAGCTGTTCGACGGCCTCCTTGCGGGCGTCGGAGTGGAGACCGGCGACGATGACGACGGGCAGTCCGGTCCGCTCGTGCCGCATCAGCGTGCTCCGCCGGAGCCGTAGCGGCGCTCGAACCGCTCGACGCGTCCGGCGGTGTCGAGGACGCGGGCCGTGCCGGTGTAGAAGGGGTGGCTCGCGTCGGAGATCTCGACGTCGACGACCGGGTAGGTGTTGCCGTCCTCCCATTCGACGGTCTTGTCGCTGGTGAGCGTGGAGCGGGTGAGGAAGGCGTGGTCGGCGGCCCTGTCGCGGAAGACGACGGGTCCGTACGCGGGGTGGATTCCGGGCTTCATAGGTGTCCTATCTATTGATGTGGGTCTGAACTGGTCATTCGTAAGATCGGTGAGGCCCAGGGGTCCGGGGTATGGCTGTCATGGGTGAGCCGCTGGATGGCTTGAAGGACATGGCCGCCTCGGGCCTCGCGACGACTCGACCGCCAATTGGGAGACGCGATTCGATCGCTGCATAGGACAACGTCGGCGAGGTCGTCTGCTGGGTTGACGTAACGACGAGCTGGCGGAGGTGACCGTGCCCGAGATCTGGGCCGGAGTGGACATCGGCAAGACGCACCACCATGCGATGGTGATCAACACGGACGGCGAACGGCTGCTGTCCCGCCGCGTCGAGAATGACGAGTCCGAACTGCTGGAGCTGATCGGGGATGTCCTTCGGGGCTCGGTGGTCGGTTGCCGTGGCCTGTTCGGGCCGGTCCAGGCCGGATGGGTCGGTTCGGGCCGGACGGGTCGGTCCAGGCGGTGGGGACGGTGCGGCCGGGGTCAGCGCTCTTCGCGGAAGTCGACGTGTCGGCCGGCGACGGGGTCGTACTTGCGCAGGGTCATCCGGTCGGGGTCGTTACGCCGGTTCTTGCGGGTGACGTACGTGTAGCCGGTGCCCGCGGTGGAGCGGAGCTTGATGACGGGGCGGAGTTCGTTGCGTGCCATGCGGCTAGTATACGGTAATGGAAATCATTTCCAAAAAGGGTTCCGTCCCAGGATCCGCCCCAGACGAGAGGCAGGGAACACCTTGTCCGCCCACTGTCAGCTGACCGGCGCCCGGCCGGGCTTCGGCAACTCCATCTCCCACTCGCACCGGCGCACCTCCCGCCGCTTCGACCCGAACATCCAGCGCAAGCGGTACTGGCTGCCGAGCGAGGGCCGGTACGTCCGGCTGACGCTCAGTGCGAAGGCGATCAAGACCGTCGACGCGATCGGCGTCGACGCTGCCGTGGCGCGCATCCGGGCCCGAGGGGTGAAGGTCTGATGGCGAAGAAGAGCAAGATCGCGCAGAACGAGAAGCGCAAGGCCACCGTCGAGCGGTACGCGGCCCGGCGGGCCGAGCTCAAGGAGATCCTGCGCAAGCCGACCGCCACCGAGGTGGAGCGGCTCGCGGCCCAGCGGGAACTGCGGCGCCAGCCGCGGGACGCCAGCGCGACCCGGGTGCGCAACCGCGACAGTGTGGACGGCCGCCCGCGGGGCCACCTGCGCAGGTTCGGGCTCTCCCGGGTGCGCGTACGACAGCAGGCGCACGCCGGGTTCCTGCCGGGGGTGACCAAGTCGTCCTGGTGACACCGGTGTCCGGCGTCCCGCCGGTCCGTACCGCGCGGTCCGTACCGCCCGGGGTGCACCGTCCGGCGGGTGCGGGCCGGTGCCTCGGGCCGGTGCGATGGACGCCGCCCGCGGCTGGTACGACTCCCCGGCCTACCGGGAGATCCTGCCGCTGCGGACCCGCCACATCGCGGGCGACCTGCTGCTGATCGACGGCGTCCCGGAGGGGTACGAGGCAGCCGCGACGGCGGCGCACCTGCGGGCTGCCCAGGCCGAGCAGGAGGCGTGAGCGCCGTCGGTGGACCCGGCCCCGTCCTGGTCTGCCGGGGCGGGCACCGGGTAGGTCCCCGGGGCGATGCCGGTGTCGTCGTCGGCGAGCGCCCGGCTCAGGGCCTTCGCCGCGGGTCCGAGTAACGGCCGGCCGCGCCGCTCCTGGTCACCGGGCTGTTCGCCGAGGCGCGGGACGCGCGCAGGGGTGTCGCCCTCGCCGAAGACCGTCTGCGGCCGGGTCCTGCGCGGCCCGGCCAGACCGGCGCGGCGGTCCGGGAGCAACGGCGTGGCGTCGTACGCCGCCCCCTCCCGCGCGCCGTGAGGAGCCGCCCATGCCCGGCCGCCCCTGCCCGGCCGCCCCTGCCCTACGGCCCGGGGCCGGGTGTACGCCAGGTGTGAGCCGGGTGTGCCGTCAGTGCCCGATTCCCTTGCGGACCCGCTCGGCCGCCTTCTCCGCCATCTCCTGCGCCTTGCCGCGCAGCTGATCGTTCTTGCCCGCCCGCTGCATATGCCGGTCGCCCATGGTCTTGCCGATGGTCTCCTTCAGCATGCCTTTGACCTGCTTCGCCTTGGCGTTGCCCTTCATCGGGATCTCCGTCCTCTCGGGTCCGGTGGCCTCTCGGGCCCGGTGGGGCACGCCGCCCCTGTTCACCTGCCCGTGTTCACCCTGCGCCCGGGTGCGGGGCGGCGCAAACGGGCGGTCGTGACCCGGTTGCGACGCGGTCGCGGGCGTATCGGCGCAGTTCTAAAGTTGTGTATGTCACAACAAATCGGCTGGAAATTCACCCGCCCGGGCGCTCTGGGAGGGCCCATGACCCGAATCTCGGTGACGGTGGACGGCACGCGCTACGAGGACGACGTGGAACCACGTCTGCTGCTCGTCCATTACCTGCGGGACAGCCTGGGGCTGACCGGCACGCCCATCGGCTGCGACACCGGCAACTGCGGCGCGTGCACGGTCGAACTCGACGGGCAGAGCGTGAAGAGCTGTTCGGTGCTCGCCGTGCAGGCGGACGGGAGCGAGGTCACCACCGTCCAGGGACTCGGCGCCGCGGACGGCACGCTCGATCCGCTGCAGACCGCGTTCCACGAGTACCACGCGCTCCAGTGCGGCTACTGCACCCCCGGAATGATCATGGCGGCGCGGGACCTGCTCAAGGAGAACCCGCATCCGACGCCCGACGAGGTCCGGCACGCCCTGGAGGGCAACCTCTGCCGGTGCACGGGCTACCAGAACATCGTCCGCGCCGTCCTCGCCGCGGCCGTCGGCGCCGCCCGCCCCGAGACCCGGCCGTCCGCGGGTGAGGAGCCCGCGACGGCGGCCCCGCCGGCGGCCGAGCGGCAGAAGGCCGGGCAGGCAGCAGCCGGCGGGCCCGGGGCCGGGCAGCCCGCAGTCGAGGAGGCCCCGGCATGACCGACCAGCTCGCCGCCCCCGGCCGCGAAGCCCGCGAGAAGGAAGTCGGCCGCCCGCGGCTCCGCAAGGAGGACGCCCGCCTCATCACCGGGCAGACCACCTGGACCGACAACATCACCGTGCCCGGAATGCTGCACCTGGCCATCCTCCGCAGCCCCATGGCCCACGCCCGCATCGACCGCGTCGACGTCGCCCCCGCCCTGGAGCGGCCCGGCGTCGTCGCCGCGTTCAGCGGTCGCGACCTCGCCGACGGCCTCGGCTCGCTGCCCTGCGCCTGGCCGGTGACCGAGGACATCGTGCTCCCCGACCACCCGCCGATCGCGGTCGACGAGGTCCGCTACGCCGGTGATCCGGTCGCCGTCGTCGCCGCCCGCGACCGGTACGCCGCCGCCGACGCCCTGGAGGCCGTCGAGGTCGACTACACCCCGCTGGAGCCCGTCCTCGACCTGGAGGCCGCGCTCGCCGCCGACGCCCCCCTCGTCCATACCGACAAGGGCACCAACCGCTGCTACGTCTGGCCGCTCGCCACCGGCGAGGACTGGGAATCGGTGCGCGCCCGCGCCGATGTCGTCGTCAAGCGCCGCTTCACCCACCAGCGGCTGATCCCCAACGCCCTGGAGCCACGGGCCGTCGTCGTCACGCCGACCGCCTCCTCCGGTGACTACACCCTGCACTCGGCCACTCAGATCCCGCACATCGTCCGCGTGATGATGGCCGTCGTCACCGGCATCCCCGAGAGCAAGCTCCGCGTCATCGCCCCCGACGTCGGCGGCGGTTTCGGCTCCAAGCTCCAGGTGTGCGGCGAGGAGGCGATGGCCCTCGCCGTCGCCCGCAAGCTC from Streptomyces sp. FIT100 includes these protein-coding regions:
- a CDS encoding aldo/keto reductase encodes the protein MTSTTFHIGKDLRVRRLGFGAMRLPTEPGPAREAALGVARRAVELGVTLIDTAHLYGAGANEELLAEALHPYPEGLLITTKVGVARSGPAGEWKVDGRPAVLRDQVDQALRRLRVQRIELLQLHRVDPETPLADQLGTLGELRAEGKIGRIGLSEVTVAELDQARGFVDVASVQNRYNLLDREHEPVLAACEAAGIAFLPWRPVTWGESGAQAEIAAVAAELGATPTQVALAWLLGRSPVILPIPGTARTDHLEENLAAEGLALGPAHRDRLDRLAAPA
- the rpsR gene encoding 30S ribosomal protein S18, whose product is MPRRPDSRKPQKARPNPLDAAGITYVDYKDTDLLRKFISDRGKIRSRRVTHVTARQQRQLAAAIKNAREMALLPYGSR
- a CDS encoding GTP-binding protein: MRHERTGLPVVIVAGLHSDARKEAVEQLLRTVPGSIALHHDLSTAADGTVRRTLRDAAGEMSSGETPLVNDCACCALREDLVPELARLAASGLTRLAVVELWDSVEPKAMAEVVVAHGGDALELTNVITAVDPALVLPCLGNGDDLADAGLAAAATDQRTVGDTWARQLEYAPVLALVDSADADDADRALLAQLHPTARQVGTGAAELARLAFAGFDVETAAAAQHPSCALLPQEADEAGVATLVWHRRRPFHPERLYEALEDLTCAAARSRGRFWLADRPDTLLAWDAAGGALCVENAGPWLASLPDAAWEMVPAMRRAAAALDWHPDHGDCCQHLVFTSPGLDRDGLAQLLDSCLLTDAEYASGREAWQRLPAAFDSLLDPVS
- a CDS encoding type B 50S ribosomal protein L31, with product MKPGIHPAYGPVVFRDRAADHAFLTRSTLTSDKTVEWEDGNTYPVVDVEISDASHPFYTGTARVLDTAGRVERFERRYGSGGAR
- the rpmG gene encoding 50S ribosomal protein L33, coding for MARNELRPVIKLRSTAGTGYTYVTRKNRRNDPDRMTLRKYDPVAGRHVDFREER
- the rpmB gene encoding 50S ribosomal protein L28, whose translation is MSAHCQLTGARPGFGNSISHSHRRTSRRFDPNIQRKRYWLPSEGRYVRLTLSAKAIKTVDAIGVDAAVARIRARGVKV
- the rpsN gene encoding 30S ribosomal protein S14 produces the protein MAKKSKIAQNEKRKATVERYAARRAELKEILRKPTATEVERLAAQRELRRQPRDASATRVRNRDSVDGRPRGHLRRFGLSRVRVRQQAHAGFLPGVTKSSW
- a CDS encoding DUF1330 domain-containing protein, encoding MPRAGAMDAARGWYDSPAYREILPLRTRHIAGDLLLIDGVPEGYEAAATAAHLRAAQAEQEA
- a CDS encoding CsbD family protein — its product is MKGNAKAKQVKGMLKETIGKTMGDRHMQRAGKNDQLRGKAQEMAEKAAERVRKGIGH
- a CDS encoding (2Fe-2S)-binding protein: MTRISVTVDGTRYEDDVEPRLLLVHYLRDSLGLTGTPIGCDTGNCGACTVELDGQSVKSCSVLAVQADGSEVTTVQGLGAADGTLDPLQTAFHEYHALQCGYCTPGMIMAARDLLKENPHPTPDEVRHALEGNLCRCTGYQNIVRAVLAAAVGAARPETRPSAGEEPATAAPPAAERQKAGQAAAGGPGAGQPAVEEAPA